A region from the Medicago truncatula cultivar Jemalong A17 chromosome 6, MtrunA17r5.0-ANR, whole genome shotgun sequence genome encodes:
- the LOC112422817 gene encoding uncharacterized protein, which yields MQLFPNAKLESLVAPSSDHFPILLDKNPVAQNLRVKRSFKFENAWRTEDGINEVVRDSWSGSTATSRKKVNKILSLETDEGIRVTDDTGMRSIARNYFENLFEEEFKEAMFSMQLDKCQGPDGFNPGFYQHFWSVCSEDIFKECCQWMNEGQFPPTLNSTNIALISKGTEQKSMKDWRSIALCNVLYKLLSKVLANRLKKILSKCIADSQSAFVPGRSILDNALVAIELIHHMKTKTKGKDKSVALKLDISKAYDRIDWSYLRDVMHKMGFSEKWIQWIMMCVETVDYSVIMNQEVIGPIIPGRGLRQGDPLSPYLFILCAEGLSALIRSAESNGVLEVLGTGKYLGLPSMVGRSKKATFSFIKDRVWQKISSWSSKCLSKAGREVMIKSVLQSIPSYIMSIFRLPNQLLDEIEKMMNTFWWGHGGSNNKGLNWLSWEKLSVHKNDGGMGFKDLEAFNVAMLGKQGWKLQTNTDSLVSKIFKARYYPNGNYLDAKLGHNPSFVWRSIFSAKVVVRQGARWKIGNGFNIPIVSEPWIGSGLSIPRVGDDMIALQSYSVGHLIDQEEVINNDHLCRPGYWSGIWKLKGPPKVKSLIWRICRDCFPRSIDIWQTTNLWHLISPAFNQFDKAPDIIFNFLHNLSAAQIENVVTITWSIWKARNLKLWQQVSNSTTAILERAKHLLDGWRKANRKRVPIMSDNQALLSSASNSSNNTNIRWRKPESGRYKCNVDASFPTMINKVGFGMCIRDSDENHVRSKTMWFNPTCSVDVGEALALDHAIRWIQEFQLLNVDFEVD from the exons ATGCAATTATTTCCAAATGCGAAGTTAGAGAGTCTTGTCGCTCCATCGTCTGATCATTTTCCTATTCTGCTGGACAAAAATCCAGTGGCTCAGAATCTTAGAGTCAAAAGAtctttcaaatttgaaaatgctTGGAGAACTGAAGATGGTATCAATGAAGTGGTTCGGGACAGTTGGTCTGGAAGTACAG caacttcaagaaagaaggtTAACAAAATTCTTTCCCTGGAAACTGATGAAGGGATTCGAGTGACTGATGACACTGGGATGCGGTCCATTGCAAGAAATTACtttgaaaatttgtttgaag AAGAATTCAAAGAAGCAATGTTCTCCATGCAACTGGACAAATGTCAGGGTCCTGATGGTTTTAATCCTGGGTTTTATCAACACTTTTGGTCAGTATGTAGTGAGGATATTTTCAAGGAATGCTGTCAATGGATGAATGAAGGACAGTTTCCCCCTACGTTGAACTCTACAAatatagccttgatctccaaaggCACAGAGCAAAAATCTATGAAGGATTGGAGATCCATAGCTTTGTGTAATGTTTTATACAAACTTCTGTCCAAGGTCCTGGCTAATcgtttgaagaaaattttatctAAGTGCATTGCTGATTCTCAATCGGCTTTTGTACCGGGTAGATCCATTCTAGACAATGCTTTGGTTGCCATAGAGTTGATTCATCATATGAAGACTAAGACTAAAGGAAAAGATAAAAGTGTGGCGCTGAAGCTGGATATAAGCAAGGCTTATGATCGTATTGACTGGTCTTATCTTAGAGATGTCATGCACAAAATGGGCTTCTCAGAGAAGTGGATCCAATGGATCATGATGTGTGTAGAAACTGTTGATTACTCAGTTATCATGAATCAAGAGGTGATAGGACCTATAATTCCTGGTCGCGGGTTAAGACAAGGTGATCCTTTgtcaccttatctcttcattCTTTGTGCTGAAGGTTTATCAGCACTTATCAGAAGTGCTGAAAGTAATGGGGTTCTTGAAG TTTTAGGTACTGGTAAGTATCTGGGTCTCCCTTCAATGGTAGGCCGAAGTAAGAAGGCAACCTTCAGCTTCATCAAGGATAGAGTTTGGCAGAAGATTAGTAGCTGGAGTAGTAAATGCTTGTCCAAAGCAGGAAGGGAAGTCATGATCAAATCAGTTCTTCAATCTATTCCTTCGTACATTATGAGTATCTTCAGGCTACCAAATCAGCTAttagatgaaattgaaaaaatgatgaatacCTTTTGGTGGGGTCATGGTGGTTCCAACAATAAAGGTTTGAACTGGCTATCCTGGGAAAAGCTTTCTGTCCACAAGAATGATGGAGGCATGGGTTTCAAAGATCTGGAAGCTTTTAATGTGGCAATGCTTGGTAAACAGGGTTGGAAGCTGCAAACTAATACAGATAGCCTTGTCTCAAAAATCTTTAAAGCTAGATACTACCCGAATGGTAATTATCTAGATGCCAAGTTGGGGCATAATCCGAGTTTTGTCTGGCGTAGTATTTTCAGTGCTAAGGTGGTGGTCCGACAAGGAGCCAGATGGAAAATTGGTAATGGTTTTAATATTCCTATTGTCAGCGAACCATGGATTGGATCAGGGCTTAGCATTCCCCGTGTGGGTGATGACATGATAGCCCTACAATCATACTCTGTAGGTCATCTTATTGACCAAGAAG AGGTTATAAATAATGATCATCTGTGTAGACCGGGGTATTGGAGTGGTATCTGGAAACTGAAGGGTCCTCCCAAAGTCAAAAGTTTGATTTGGAGAATCTGTAGAGACTGCTTTCCAAGATCAATTGATATTTGGCAAACAACCAATTTGTGGCATTTGATTTCACCGGCTTTTAATCAGTTTGATAAAGCTCCtgatatcatttttaatttcctGCACAATCTGTCGGCAGCTCAAATTGAGAATGTTGTTACTATAACGTGGAGTATTTGGAAGGCTAGGAACCTGAAGTTATGGCAACAGGTGTCTAACTCAACTACAGCCATCCTGGAAAGAGCAAAACACCTTCTTGATGGTTGGAGGAAGGCCAATCGGAAGCGAGTTCCTATAATGTCAGATAACCAAGCTCTACTCTCGAGTGCCTCAAATTCTAGTAACAATACAAATATTAGATGGAGGAAACCAGAAAGCGGTAGATACAAATGCAATGTTGATGCCTCTTTCCCTACCATGATAAATAAAGTAGGCTTTGGAATGTGTATCAGAGACTCGGATGAGAATCATGTTCGTTCTAAAACTATGTGGTTTAACCCCACTTGTTCTGTAGATGTTGGGGAGGCTCTGGCATTAGACCATGCGATTCGGTGGATTCAGGAATTTCAACttttaaatgttgattttgaagttgaCTAA